The following DNA comes from Pseudodesulfovibrio senegalensis.
CGGACCGCGCAGGACCTCGATGCGCTCGATGTCGAACAGGTTGGAATCGAACACGCGGGAGTCCATGTAGTTGACGTCGTCAACGTAGAATCCCACGGCCGGGTCGTTGTTCACCGCGCCCAGCCCGCGCACGAACACGAAGGAGTTGCCCCGGAATCCCCAGTTGCAGACGAACAGGTTGGGAATCCGGTTGGAAACGTCCTGCAACGTGGAAATGCCGGAATCGATGATCTGCGTGTCCGTGATGGCCGAGATGCTGGACGGCACGTCCTGCAGGTTTTCCTTTCTCTTTTCCGCCGTCACCACCATGGGTTCCAGCTGCATGGCACCGGATTCATCCGTTTCCCCGGCCACGGCCTGTGCGCCGAGGCAGGCCAGCAGCCCCAGCGTCGCCAGCAGGCCAAGAACCGCCCGCTTCGGTTTGTACTTCTCAAACATTTTCCTCTCCTTTTGCATTCAGCATCCTTTTGTTCCGAAAATCCCGTCCGCGCCGTGAAGGGCGGCCCGGCTACAGAAAAATCGATCCCGCATGATACGAGGCCAGCGCCGTGACAAGCGCAATGCCCAGCATGGCCGCCAGCAGGGCAAGGGTATGCCGCCATGCGCCCAGCTCTGACCGCAGGGCCACGATGGAAGCCACGCACGGCAGGTAAAGATTGGAAATCACGACAAAGGCAAGCGCGCCCTGCGGGGTAATGGCGCTGCGAACCGCGTGGATGATGGCCTCGTGATCGCCCGCGCCCACCGAAAACAGCACGGCCAGCGTTCCGGCCGTGGTCTCCTTGGCCACGAACGAGCTCATGAGCGCCACCACGAAGCGCCAGTCGAACCCAAAAAACGACCCCAGCGGCTCCAGCTTCCTGCCCAGCACGTACAGGTAGCTATGCTCGATGCTGCCGCCCGGATAATAGCTGACGGCCCAGACCAGAATCAGGGCCGCAAAGATGAACCCGGCCGTGCTTTTGGCAAATATTTCCAGACGCGTGCGCACCCCGGTCAGAATGGTGCGGAAATTGGGCTTGTGGTACAGAGGCAGTTCCATGACCAGTCCGCCGGACTGCACGCGGTCCATGCGCCGGTTCAGCACCACGGCGGTGACGCAGGCAAGGCAGATGTTCACGGCAGTGACGCCCAGAATGACCAGCAACGCGGTCCGCGGTTCGAACAGGGCAAAGGCGAACAGAAAGGCCACCCCGGTCTGGCCCGAACAGGGCAGAAACGGCAGCATGCACAGGGTGATGAAACGCTGCCTGCGGGTGTTGACCACCCGGCTCCCGGCTATGGCCACGGTATTGCAGAGGAAGCCCATGAGCAGGGGGATGGCCGACTTGCCATCGACCCCGAGCCTGCCGAGCAGCGGGTCCATGAGGCAGGCCACGCGCGCTAGGTACCCGGTATCCTCCAGAAAATGAAAAACCGCGTAGATGAAGCCGATGATGGAAAGCAGGGCCAGCACCCATCCCGCGGCCGGAACCACGGCCCCGGCCATGAGGCTGCCCAGCACGCCGGGCAACAGGGCCTTGATCTGCGGTCCGGCCGAAAGCGCGCCCATGAGCGCCATGCCGCCCGTGCACATGCCCAGCACAACGCCGAGCAGACACCCCAGCGGAATGACAACAAAGGCCACGATCCTGCCCCACAGCGGATGCATGAGCACACGGTCCCACCGGTCCGTGGGGCTGGCATGCCCCTGCCGGACGGTCACGACATTGCCGCAGACCGAATCGATCCACTGCTGCCGCTTTTCGTACACGTCCATGGCCGCGTTGTCCGGCAGACGGTTCACGCGTTCATCAAGACGTTGCCATGCATCGGCATCCAGCGCCTTCTTGAGCCGGGCGCGCAACGAGCTGTCGTTTTCCGCCAGCTTTGTCGCGGTCCAGAGCGCCTTTTCGGGCACCATGCCTTCGGCCTCAAGACCAGCGGCCAGCTCCCGCACCGCTTCCGGGGCCTGCGGGCCGTTCCGATGCTCCGACCGGCTCCTGTCCACAAAAAACAGGGCCTCCACAAGGCCGTCCAGCGACTGCTCCCGGCTGGTGCCCACCAGGGGGATCACGGGAACGCCCATGGCCCGGGAAAGTGCGTCCGCGTCAATGGTGCGCCCTTCCTGCTCGGCCACGTCCATCATGTTCAGGGCCACCACGACGGACAGGCCCAGCGCCATGATTTCGGCCACGAGATACAGACTGCGCTCAAGGCTGGCGGCATTGACCACGGCCAGCACCGCATCCGGCACGTCCGAAAGCAGAAAGTCGCGCGCGATCTCCTCTTCCACCGAGTTGGCGGTCAGGCCGTAGGTTCCGGGCAGGTCCACCAGCACGCAAGACCGTCCGGCGCGGTCCAGACGCCCTTCGGCCCGGTCCACGGTCTTGCCCGGCCAATTACCCACGCGCTGGTTGAGTCCGGTCAGCCGGTTGAACACCGTGGATTTTCCGGTGTTGGGCTGGCCGGCCACGGCCACCACCAGCGGCCTTTCGGCAGCGGATGCGGCCCGGGGCGCGGGAGCGGCCACGGTTTCCGCGTGGTGGCGGAGCACGTTCACGTCCGTTTTTTTCGCCGCATCAGGCATGACTCAGGCCTCCGCCCTTTCAAGGATGAATGCCGCCGCCACATTGCGGGCCACGGCTATGCGCGTGTTGCGCGCGGAAAGCACCACCGGCCCCCGGCGCGGCATGCGCAGAACCGTGACCGGCACGCCGGGCAACAGGCCGAGCGCGGCAAGGCGCGCCATGTCCCGGGCATTGCCCGTGGCGCGAAAGAGAAACCGGTCGCCCGGGGCCAGCCCCAGGACGCCTTCGCCCGCAGCCCTGCCGCGGCGCAGGTATGGGAAAATCACCAAATAGACTCCGGTAACCGCGAGGAAGACAAAGGAAATCTCGAACGGGGCCTTGAGAATAGCGGACACCGCAGGGTTCAGCCATGCCAGCGCACCCTTTTCCGTGAACAGGGCGCTGCCGTCCGACTCCCTGCCCAGCAGCCGTCCGTCCGTTGCACTCACGGTGCAGACCACAAAGGCCCCGGGGTCGCGGACCACATAGCGGCCGTCACGGGGCAGGTAGGTCACGGTCAGGTCGGGGCCGAACGGACCGTACGCTCCGGATCTCACCCGGCGCATGATCTCGTGAAACGGCACCACCGAACCTTGAACGGCAACAATCCCGACCGTTGCGGGCTCAACAGCCTGCGTGCCCTTCACGGGGTAGGCCAGGGGCAGAAGGAGCAGCTCACCCAGCCAGACCACCGTGAGAAAGGACACATAGATTCCCAGCCATTTGTGAGCCTTGCGGGAAAACTTCAAAAAACTGAAACGCATGCAAACTCTCCGCTTAAAGCGAATTCGACATTCATTATCAATATGGAAAAGGAAAACCCTCAGGCTGAAAAGCCTACGACAGGCGAAAAGCGCACACTACAACATGCGAAACATTTTTTTACATATACAGCAGAAAAGCCCTCGCGTTCACGCTCGATGCAGATGGCCGGTCAGACTGTACCGGAAGCGACGGGAAAACAAATCCGGTCAGGCGGATTCCTTGAGCTTGGCGGTCTCCACGGCTTCGCGCCGCACGTTGAATTCGGACTGGTACTGCTTGGGCGTGGTGCCGAAGTGCTTGGAAAACGAACCCGTGAAATGGCTGGGGCTGGAAAACCCGCACTCGTAGGCCACCTCGGTCACGGTGCGGTTGCCGTCCTCCAGCATCTTTCGCGCGCATTCCAGCCGGGCCTTGCGCACCATGCCGAAGACCGTGTCTCCGAAAACCCTGCGGAACAGCGCGTTGAGCTGGGAGCGGTTCAAGCCCACCTGGCGGGCCAGCTCGTCAAGCGCGGGCGGATTGTCGAAACTGCGCATGAGGATG
Coding sequences within:
- a CDS encoding FeoA family protein: MRFSFLKFSRKAHKWLGIYVSFLTVVWLGELLLLPLAYPVKGTQAVEPATVGIVAVQGSVVPFHEIMRRVRSGAYGPFGPDLTVTYLPRDGRYVVRDPGAFVVCTVSATDGRLLGRESDGSALFTEKGALAWLNPAVSAILKAPFEISFVFLAVTGVYLVIFPYLRRGRAAGEGVLGLAPGDRFLFRATGNARDMARLAALGLLPGVPVTVLRMPRRGPVVLSARNTRIAVARNVAAAFILERAEA
- the feoB gene encoding ferrous iron transport protein B; this encodes MPDAAKKTDVNVLRHHAETVAAPAPRAASAAERPLVVAVAGQPNTGKSTVFNRLTGLNQRVGNWPGKTVDRAEGRLDRAGRSCVLVDLPGTYGLTANSVEEEIARDFLLSDVPDAVLAVVNAASLERSLYLVAEIMALGLSVVVALNMMDVAEQEGRTIDADALSRAMGVPVIPLVGTSREQSLDGLVEALFFVDRSRSEHRNGPQAPEAVRELAAGLEAEGMVPEKALWTATKLAENDSSLRARLKKALDADAWQRLDERVNRLPDNAAMDVYEKRQQWIDSVCGNVVTVRQGHASPTDRWDRVLMHPLWGRIVAFVVIPLGCLLGVVLGMCTGGMALMGALSAGPQIKALLPGVLGSLMAGAVVPAAGWVLALLSIIGFIYAVFHFLEDTGYLARVACLMDPLLGRLGVDGKSAIPLLMGFLCNTVAIAGSRVVNTRRQRFITLCMLPFLPCSGQTGVAFLFAFALFEPRTALLVILGVTAVNICLACVTAVVLNRRMDRVQSGGLVMELPLYHKPNFRTILTGVRTRLEIFAKSTAGFIFAALILVWAVSYYPGGSIEHSYLYVLGRKLEPLGSFFGFDWRFVVALMSSFVAKETTAGTLAVLFSVGAGDHEAIIHAVRSAITPQGALAFVVISNLYLPCVASIVALRSELGAWRHTLALLAAMLGIALVTALASYHAGSIFL